The Pseudomonas sp. LFM046 region CCAGCCACCAGCCGCCACGGGCTTCCAGCCAGTCGAACAGGCGGCCTCGGGCGCCTTCCCGGGTCGACAGGGCCAGGGCGCCGTGGGCCAGGACCATCAGGTTCAGGCCTACCAGGAACGCGGCCCAGGCCCATTCGCCGACGAAGCGGCTGGTGACCCGCGCCATCTCGCCCCAGAGGCCGACGCACCCTGCACCCACCGCGGCCAGCAACGGCAGGACCAGGGCGGCGCGGGTGGAGGCCGGACGGCCGGCGAGTACCAGGGTAACGAGGAAGATGAGGCCCGAAACCCCCAGCCACATGGGCCAGTAGGGGACGTTGGTGACCGGGCCGGCGAGCACGCCCTTTTCCTGGCGATCGGCGTCGAGCAGACCCCAGTAACCGCCCACCGCGCCTTCGCTGGCGCGCTTCCAGGGCTGGTCGAAGGCTTCGATCAGGTTGTAGCCCCAGCCGTTCTCTTCGGCCATGGCAACGAAACCACGGATGAACTTCGCCTCGTTGACGCGGCTCGGCACGGCGGTTTCACGCTGACGGCCTTCGCTGGGCCAGCCGGTCTCGCCGATGAAGATGTCCTTGGGCGCGAACTTGTTGCCGAACACCTGGCGGATTTCGGCGACGTGGCGCAGGGCCTGGTCGATACCGGCGGGGTCGTCTTCCCAGTAGGGCAGCAGGTGGATGGTGAGGAAGTCCACTGCCGGGGCCACTTCCGGGTGGCGCAGCCAGAATTCCCAGACGTCCGCATAGGTCACCGGCTGCTGCACGTTGGCCTTTACCTGTTCGATCAGCTTGGCCAGCTGGGCGCCGGTGACTTCCTTGCGCAGCAGGGTCTCGTTACCGACGATCACCGACTGCACCACGTCCGGGTTGGCGTTGGCGGCCTTGATCAGGGCGTCGATTTCCTTCTGGGTGTCCACCGGGTTGCCGTTCACCCAGGCGCCCAGCATCAGCTTGAGGCCATGCTTGCGGGCCAGTTCCGGGATGGCTTCCAGGCCGGTCATGGAGTAGGTGCGCACGCAGTGGAAGCGGGTCGCCAGGAGGGCGAGGTCAGCGTCCATGCGCTCGGGACGCAGCACGAAAGGCTCGTCGAACGGGGACTGGTCCTTGTCGAACGGGCTGTAGGACGCGCACTGCAGCTTGTGGGTGGGGGTGGCGGCGTCCGGCAGGATCACCGGCTTGCCCAGGCCGTACCAGAGGCCCGCGAGGGCCAGGGCTGCGACAACGAAGGAAAGGAAATAGGGGAGTGCAGGGAAACGGGCGTTCTGACTCATGGCTCAAGGGTGCTTGCGTTGGGGGCAAAGCCGCGCATCTTAGCGGATTCGCCCCCCTCGCTCCTACGGCCCCACCGGAAAAACCGTACGGGGGATTTCCATTACGCGTGGTGGTGCAGCCAGGCGTGCTTCGGAATCTCCCTGGCCGGCTGGTCGGCCTTTTCGAAGCGCTTCCAGATCTTCTCGTGGACGTAGAAACCCACCGAGTTGCACAGCGGCTCCACTGCCGCCACCAGTCCTCCGACCGTCATGCTGCCGGTCAAGGCGTAGGCCACGCTGAAGGCGATGCAGAAGTGCATGAGGGTGAAGGTCACGGTCTTGAGCATGGCGCACCTCGTTATTGAGAATGATTATTCGATGTGCAGAGGCTAGTTGCGGCGATCAATACAGGGAAATGTTCATCCAGCATGGTGCTGATAGCTTTGCTGTATGGATGTCCTACGACCTTGGTCGAGAATTGGCGGGTGTACGACTAAGGTCGTCTGTTGCGCTTGTACGACAGTTCTATTGTTGGCTTCACCAGCAACCCGCGCTGTGGAGGACAACAACAATGAACGACAGCACCTACAAGCGGATTCAGGAGAATCCGCGCTTTCAGGAACTGGTTTCCAAGCGAGAGCGCTTCGCCTGGATTCTCTCTGCCATCATGCTCGGCCTGTACCTGGCCTTCATTCTGTTGATCGCGTTCGAGCCGCAAGTACTCGGCACCCGCATCAACCCTGACTCTCCCATTACCTGGGGTATCCCGATCGGTGTCGGACTGATCCTGTCTGCCTTCGTGCTGACCGGCGTCTACGTTCGCCGCGCCAACGGTGAATTCGACCGCCTGAACCAGGAAATCCTCAAGGAGGCTCAGTAATGATCGCCCGCATCCTTGCCGCACTCGGCCTGATGGCCGTTGCACCCGCCCTCTGGGCCGCCGGCGCCATCGAGGGCGAGGTCCAGCGCCAGCCGCTGAACGCCTCCGCCATCGTCATGTTCGTTGCCTTCGTCGGCTTCACCCTCTACATCACCTACTGGGCCTCCAAGCGCAGCAAGTCGGCTGCCGACTTCTACACCGCCGGCGGCAGCATCACCGGCTTCCAGAACGGCCTGGCGATCGCCGGTGACTACATGTCCGCGGCGTCCTTCCTGGGTATTTCCGCCCTGGTGTTCTCCTCCGGCTACGATGGCCTGATCTACTCCATCGGCTTCCTGGTGGGCTGGCCGGTGATCCTCTTCCTGATCGCTGAACGCCTGCGCAACCTCGGCAAGTACACCTTCGCCGATGTGGCCTCCTACCGCCTGAAGCAGAAGGAAATCCGCACCCTGTCCGCCAGCGGTTCGCTGGTGGTGGTGGCCTTCTACCTGATCGCCCAGATGGTGGGTGCCGGCAAGCTGATCGAGCTGCTGTTCGGCCTCAACTACCACGTCGCCGTGGTCCTGGTGGGCATCCTGATGGTGCTCTACGTGCTGTTCGGCGGCATGCTGGCCACCACCTGGGTACAGATCATCAAGGCCGTGCTGCTGCTCTCCGGCGCTTCCTTCATGGCGCTGATGGTGCTCAAGCACGTGAACTTCGACTTCGCCACCCTGTTCAGCGAGGCCATCAAGGTTCACCCGAAAGGCGAGGCCATCATGAGCCCCGGCGGCCTGGTGAAGGACCCGATCTCCGCGATCTCCCTCGGTCTGGCCCTGATGTTCGGCACCGCCGGCCTGCCGCACATCCTGATGCGCTTCTTCACCGTCAGCGACGCCAAGGAAGCCCGTAAATCGGTGTTCTACGCCACCGGCTTCATCGGCTACTTCTACATCCTGACCTTCATCATCGGCTTCGGCGCCATCCTGCTGGTCAGCACCAACCCGGCCTTCAAGGACGCCACCGGCGCGCTGCTGGGCGGCAACAACATGGCGGCGGTTCACCTGGCCAACGCCGTGGGCGGCAGCCTGTTCCTGGGCTTCATCTCCGCCGTCGCCTTCGCCACCATCCTGGCGGTGGTAGCCGGCCTGACCCTGGCCGGTGCCTCGGCCGTGTCCCACGACCTCTACGCTTCCGTGTTCAAGAAGGGCAAGGCGAGCGAGAAGGATGAGCTGCGCGTATCGAAGATCACCACCGTGTGCCTGGGCTTCCTGGCCATCGGCCTCGGCATCCTCTTCGAGAAGCAGAACATCGCCTTCATGGTGGGCCTGGCCTTCTCCATCGCTGCCAGCTGCAACTTCCCGGTGCTGATCCTCTCCATGTACTGGAAGAAACTGACCACCCGTGGCGCCATGATCGGCGGCTGGATGGGGCTGGTGACTGCAGTGGGTCTGATGATTCTCGGCCCGACCATCTGGGTTCAGATCCTCGGCCACGCCACCCCGGTCTACCCCTACGAGTACCCGGCGCTGTTCTCCATCCTGGTGGCCTTCGTCGGTATCTGGTTCTTCTCCATCACCGACAAGTCGACAGCTGCGGACGAAGAACGTGCACGCTTCTACCCGCAGTTCGTGCGTTCCCAGACCGGCCTGGGCGCCAGCGGTGCCGTGGCTCACTGATCCACACTCCCTCCCTTGCAAGACTTGGGGCAGCCTTCGGGCTGCCCTTTTTGTTTGCCGGGCAGGGCTCGTAGGATGGATCGGGCAACGCACTACCCATCACCCTGCCGTGGACGCCGTTCGATGACCTACCGCATCGCCGCCGACGCCGTGCTCCTGCTGCATCTGGCCTTCATCCTCTTCGTGGTGGTGGGTGGGCTGCTGGTGCTGAAGTGGCCGCGCCTGGCGCTGGTGCACCTGCCGGCGGTGGCCTGGGGGGCCACGGTGGAGTTCCTTCATCTCATCTGTCCCCTCACCCCGCTGGAGAACCGCCTGCGCCTGGCGGCGGGGGAGCAGGGGTACAGCGGCGGCTTCATCGAGCACTACCTGGTGCCAGTGATCTACCCGGCGGGACTGACGCCGGGCATCCAGCTCTGGCTTGGCACTTTTGTGCTGTTGCTCAACCTGGTGCCCTACGCGCTTCTGGCCAGGCGCCTGCTGCAGCGCCGCTAGCGGGGTTTTGCCCTCATCATTCAGCGCCGTGATGCAAGGCTGGCGGGACTATGGCGTTCGCTACACTGCTGGGCATCTACCGCACAACGCAGAAAGGCACCTCACCATGCACAACCGCATCATGATCACCGGCGCCGGTTCCGGGCTCGGCCGCGAAATCGCCCTGCGCTGGGCGCGCGAGGGCTGGCAGCTGGCCCTGTCCGACGTCAACGAGGCCGGCCTGGCCGAAACCCTCAAGCTGGTCCGCGAGGCCGGCGGCGACGGTTTCACCCAGCGCTGCGACGTCCGCGACTACAGCCAGCTCACCGCCCTGGCCCAGGCCTGCGAGGAAAAACTCGGCGGCATCGACATCATCGTCAACAACGCCGGCGTCGCCTCGGGCGGCTTCTTCGAGGAACTGTCCCTGGAGGACTGGGACTGGCAGATCGCGATCAACCTGATGGGTGTGGTCAAGGGCTGCAAGGCCTTCCTGCCGCTGGTGCAGAAGAGCAAGGGCAAGATCATCAACGTCGCCTCCATGGCCGCGCTGATGCAGGGTCCGGCCATGAGCAACTACAACGTCGCCAAGGCCGGTGTCGTGGCGCTGTCGGAAAGCCTGCTGATCGAACTGAAGGAAGAAGGCGTGGGCGTGCACGTGGTCTGCCCGTCCTTCTTCCAGACCAACCTGCTGGATTCCTTCCGTGGCCCGACTCCGGCCATGAAGCAGCAGGTGGGCAAGCTGCTGGAAAGCTCGCCGATCAGCGCTGCCGATATCGCTGACACCATCTACCGGGAAGTGGCCGAAGGCGCCTTCATGATCCTGCCCCACGAGCAGGGACGCATGGCCTGGGCGCTGAAGCAGAAGAACCCGCAAGCCCTCTATGACGAGATGGCCAGCATGGCGGCCAAGATGCGCGCCAAGAACCGTACCTCCGCCTGACGCCTGCTTGTCCGACCGGTCAGCTTTCCCGCCGTTCAGGGTTGCCCGTCGGCGGGCCGGGGGAGTAGGGTTTCTCCCCCGGCCTGTCGGCCAACCCGGATGGACCCTCCGTGAAACCGCTTTCCCGTGCGCTGCTGATGCTGGCGCTGGTACTCGCCGCCATCAACCTGCGGCCCGGCATCACCTCCCTTGCCCCCCTGATCGAACGAATCGCCGAAGAACTGGCCCTGAGTCGCAGCCTGATCAGCCTGACCACCGCGCTGCCGGTGCTCTGCATGGGGTTGCTGGCTCCGCTGGCGCCGCGCCTGGCGGTTCGCTTCGGCCTGGAACGGGTGATCACCGCTTGCCTGGCATTGATCGCCGTAGCCCTCCTGGCGCGCCTCGCAGGCCATGCCAGTGCGGTGCTGATCGGCAGCGCCGTGGCCATGGGGGCCGGGATCGCCGTGGCCGGGCCGCTGCTGTCCGGTTTCATCAAGCGGCATTTCCATGGGCAGATGGGCCGTGTCGTCGCCTGGTATTCCCTGAGCATGACCGTCGGCGGCGCTGCCGGCGCGGTGCTGACCCCGCCGGTGACACAACTGCTGGGAGACCAATGGCACCTGGGCCTGGCCTTCTGGGCCCTGCCGGCGCTGGCGGCGGTGCTGCTCTGGCTGGGCATGCCGAACCGCGCCGAGCCTGCCGCCGAAGCGGGGCAGGGCGGCCTGCCCTGGGGCGAGCCGCGGGCCTGGATGATCACCGCGTTCTTCGCCCTTCAGGCCGGCTTGTTCTACGCCCTCACCACCTGGCTGGTGGCGCGTTACCACGAGGCCGGCCTGAGCCTGCTGCGCAGCAACAGCCTGTTCGGCCTCTTCATGCTGGTGGGTCTGCCCAGCGCCTTCCTGCTGCCCTGGCTGGCCCAACGCTTCGACAACCGATACCAATTGCTGCTGGTCTGCGGTCTCATCAGCACCCTCTGCCTGGGGATGATCAGCTTCCAGCCCACGCTGATGCCGGAAGTCTGGGCCTCTCTGCTGGGGCTGGGGCTCAGCGGTTCCTTCGCGCTTTCCCTGGTGCTGCCGCTGTACGAGGCACACACGCCCCTGGCGGTGAGCCGCTGGACCGCCATGATGCTGTTCGTCGGCTATGGCCTGGCCTGCCTCACGCCCATTCTTGCCGGCCTTGGCCGTGATCTCGCGGGCAATTACCAGGTGCCTTTCATGGTCATCACCAGCCTGGCGGTGATCATGAGCGTGATCGCCTGGTTCCTCGGACGTGGGCATCGTTGAGGACTTCGACGCATTTCCTTTCTCACGTGGCAGTCCTGTGTTAGAAGGCTGCCACTGTTTTCCTGGAGTGCCCGCGTGGAGTCCGAATCCATCGTCTATGGCTGCATTCGCGACTGGCCGTCACTGGACGACCACGAGCACCAACTGCGCCGCGAGACCAACCGCCGCGTGCTGGACAGCCTGCCCAGCGGCGAGGCGTGGCCCTTCCTCGGTCGTGAGATGTTTTCCTGCTGCGAGCAGCCGGGTGAAGGCCTGTTCCGCACCCAGGTGATCCACTTCGGCGCGAGCTATCCGGCGGTGGAATACGAGTGGAGCCTGTGGGTGAAAGCGTTCGAGGCCCTGCTCCGGCAGCTCTACTGGACCAGCGCCGTGGTTCACCTGGAAACCGAACTCAACGGTATCCACACCTTCCGCTGGGAAAGCGAGCAGGGCTTCCACAGCCCTCAGGAAACCAACCTGCGGGTGCGCTGTGCCTGGGAGCGCGAAGGCGGCGTGCACGGCTGATATCGGAAGAGGCGGGGCTTGGCACAGCGACCGCCACGCCACCTCGAAAGGAATGCATTCATGCTCAATTACCTCTGGTTCTTCCTCGCCGCACTCTTCGAGATCGGTGGCTGCTACGCCTTCTGGCTCTGGCTGCGGATGGACAAGAGCGCCTGGTGGGTCGTGCCCGGGCTGATCAGCCTGACCCTCTTCGCGCTGCTGCTGACGCGCGTGGAAGCGGCCTACGCCGGACGGGCCTACGCGGCTTATGGCGGCATCTACATCGTCGCCTCGCTACTCTGGCTCGGTGTGGTGGAGCGCGCCCGGCCGCTGGCCAGTGACTGGCTGGGGGCGGCGCTGTGCGTGCTGGGGGCCACGGTGATTCTGCTGGGGCCGCGCTTCTCCCAGTCCTGATGCCGGGGCGCACGTCCCTGTAATTTCCCCCAACCTTTCCCGCCACCCCGCTGTCGAACCCGTCAAGGCTGCCCGGAAAGCAGCCTGGATGTCGCTGACGTACTTTCCGGGCATCGATCCTTCCCGATCAGGAGGATTGCTGGGTGAACCTGCCGTCATCAGGGACAGTGGCGCGTGTCCTGTTGGCGCTCTATTCGTCGCTCCTCCTGGCCTGCACGTCCCTGCCCCGTATCAATCCCGACATGGTCCATTCGCCGATCGCCCCGGTGCAGCTGGATGGCGCCCACGGCCCGCTTTCGGATGAGCGCAGCAAGGCCATTCTCGATCGCCTCAAGGCCTCCGGCATGGAGACGAACATCTTCGACTTGCACCTGGCCATCGAGGAGGCGCTGGTGGGCAGCCCGCTGACCGCCGGCAACAGGGTGGCGCTGTTGCAGGACGGCCCGGACACCTATGCGGCCATGCTCAAGGCCATCGAAGCGGCCCGCGACCACATCAACCTGGAAACCTATATCTTCGATGACGACGACGTGGGGCAGCGCTTCGCCGCTGCGCTGATTGCCAAGCAGCGCAGCGGCGTGCAGGTGAACCTGATCTACGACAGCGTCGGCACCCTGCGCACGTCGCCGGCCTTTTTTGCGCGCTTGCGCGAAGCCGGGGTCATGCTGGTGGAGTTCAATCCGGTGAATCCGCTGACTGCCCGCACGGGCTGGGACGTGAATCAACGGGATCACCGCAAGCTGCTGATCGCCGATGGGCGCGTCGCCATTCTCGGCGGGGTGAACATCAGCGGGGTTTATTCCGCGGGCTCCCTCGGCTCCAGCGGCAAAAAGCCGAAGAACGGCGAGCTGCCCTGGCGGGATACCGACCTGCGTATCGAAGGCCCGGTGGTGGCGGAACTGCAGAAACTCTTCATCACAACCTGGGTCCAGCAGAAGGGCGGCACCCTGGTGCCGCGCCACTACTTCCCGCCCCTGGAGCGGAAGGGCAGCGACGTGGTGCGGGCCATTGGCGGTTCGCCGGACGAGCCTTACAGCCAGATCTACGCCACCCTGATTTCCGCCTTGCACAGTGCCCAGAGCGAAATCTGGCTGACCAGCGCCTACTTCGTGCCCGACCCGCAACTGCTCGATGCTCTCAAGGCCGCCGCGGCCAGAGGCGT contains the following coding sequences:
- a CDS encoding DUF485 domain-containing protein, whose translation is MNDSTYKRIQENPRFQELVSKRERFAWILSAIMLGLYLAFILLIAFEPQVLGTRINPDSPITWGIPIGVGLILSAFVLTGVYVRRANGEFDRLNQEILKEAQ
- the cls gene encoding cardiolipin synthase, which encodes MNLPSSGTVARVLLALYSSLLLACTSLPRINPDMVHSPIAPVQLDGAHGPLSDERSKAILDRLKASGMETNIFDLHLAIEEALVGSPLTAGNRVALLQDGPDTYAAMLKAIEAARDHINLETYIFDDDDVGQRFAAALIAKQRSGVQVNLIYDSVGTLRTSPAFFARLREAGVMLVEFNPVNPLTARTGWDVNQRDHRKLLIADGRVAILGGVNISGVYSAGSLGSSGKKPKNGELPWRDTDLRIEGPVVAELQKLFITTWVQQKGGTLVPRHYFPPLERKGSDVVRAIGGSPDEPYSQIYATLISALHSAQSEIWLTSAYFVPDPQLLDALKAAAARGVDVRLVVPSSTDSWLVFHAGRDCYTELLEAGVRLYERRDALLHVKAGVIDGVWSTVGSTNLDWRSFLHNQEVNVVVLGADFGARMRAAFLEDVKGSDEITLDDWQRRSVRARVSERIGRVWEYWL
- a CDS encoding DUF2784 domain-containing protein — encoded protein: MTYRIAADAVLLLHLAFILFVVVGGLLVLKWPRLALVHLPAVAWGATVEFLHLICPLTPLENRLRLAAGEQGYSGGFIEHYLVPVIYPAGLTPGIQLWLGTFVLLLNLVPYALLARRLLQRR
- a CDS encoding DUF2061 domain-containing protein, yielding MLKTVTFTLMHFCIAFSVAYALTGSMTVGGLVAAVEPLCNSVGFYVHEKIWKRFEKADQPAREIPKHAWLHHHA
- a CDS encoding cation acetate symporter, producing the protein MIARILAALGLMAVAPALWAAGAIEGEVQRQPLNASAIVMFVAFVGFTLYITYWASKRSKSAADFYTAGGSITGFQNGLAIAGDYMSAASFLGISALVFSSGYDGLIYSIGFLVGWPVILFLIAERLRNLGKYTFADVASYRLKQKEIRTLSASGSLVVVAFYLIAQMVGAGKLIELLFGLNYHVAVVLVGILMVLYVLFGGMLATTWVQIIKAVLLLSGASFMALMVLKHVNFDFATLFSEAIKVHPKGEAIMSPGGLVKDPISAISLGLALMFGTAGLPHILMRFFTVSDAKEARKSVFYATGFIGYFYILTFIIGFGAILLVSTNPAFKDATGALLGGNNMAAVHLANAVGGSLFLGFISAVAFATILAVVAGLTLAGASAVSHDLYASVFKKGKASEKDELRVSKITTVCLGFLAIGLGILFEKQNIAFMVGLAFSIAASCNFPVLILSMYWKKLTTRGAMIGGWMGLVTAVGLMILGPTIWVQILGHATPVYPYEYPALFSILVAFVGIWFFSITDKSTAADEERARFYPQFVRSQTGLGASGAVAH
- a CDS encoding beta-1,6-glucan synthase; amino-acid sequence: MSQNARFPALPYFLSFVVAALALAGLWYGLGKPVILPDAATPTHKLQCASYSPFDKDQSPFDEPFVLRPERMDADLALLATRFHCVRTYSMTGLEAIPELARKHGLKLMLGAWVNGNPVDTQKEIDALIKAANANPDVVQSVIVGNETLLRKEVTGAQLAKLIEQVKANVQQPVTYADVWEFWLRHPEVAPAVDFLTIHLLPYWEDDPAGIDQALRHVAEIRQVFGNKFAPKDIFIGETGWPSEGRQRETAVPSRVNEAKFIRGFVAMAEENGWGYNLIEAFDQPWKRASEGAVGGYWGLLDADRQEKGVLAGPVTNVPYWPMWLGVSGLIFLVTLVLAGRPASTRAALVLPLLAAVGAGCVGLWGEMARVTSRFVGEWAWAAFLVGLNLMVLAHGALALSTREGARGRLFDWLEARGGWWLAASGFAGAVLMLALVFDARYRSFPSAALLLPALVYLFRPVAVPRREVALMAVLIGAGIVPQLYEETLGNIQAIGWAAVSTLLLAALWRCLRVRG
- a CDS encoding YnfA family protein, with the protein product MLNYLWFFLAALFEIGGCYAFWLWLRMDKSAWWVVPGLISLTLFALLLTRVEAAYAGRAYAAYGGIYIVASLLWLGVVERARPLASDWLGAALCVLGATVILLGPRFSQS
- a CDS encoding SDR family oxidoreductase, with protein sequence MHNRIMITGAGSGLGREIALRWAREGWQLALSDVNEAGLAETLKLVREAGGDGFTQRCDVRDYSQLTALAQACEEKLGGIDIIVNNAGVASGGFFEELSLEDWDWQIAINLMGVVKGCKAFLPLVQKSKGKIINVASMAALMQGPAMSNYNVAKAGVVALSESLLIELKEEGVGVHVVCPSFFQTNLLDSFRGPTPAMKQQVGKLLESSPISAADIADTIYREVAEGAFMILPHEQGRMAWALKQKNPQALYDEMASMAAKMRAKNRTSA
- a CDS encoding MFS transporter, which encodes MKPLSRALLMLALVLAAINLRPGITSLAPLIERIAEELALSRSLISLTTALPVLCMGLLAPLAPRLAVRFGLERVITACLALIAVALLARLAGHASAVLIGSAVAMGAGIAVAGPLLSGFIKRHFHGQMGRVVAWYSLSMTVGGAAGAVLTPPVTQLLGDQWHLGLAFWALPALAAVLLWLGMPNRAEPAAEAGQGGLPWGEPRAWMITAFFALQAGLFYALTTWLVARYHEAGLSLLRSNSLFGLFMLVGLPSAFLLPWLAQRFDNRYQLLLVCGLISTLCLGMISFQPTLMPEVWASLLGLGLSGSFALSLVLPLYEAHTPLAVSRWTAMMLFVGYGLACLTPILAGLGRDLAGNYQVPFMVITSLAVIMSVIAWFLGRGHR